In one window of Brassica rapa cultivar Chiifu-401-42 chromosome A07, CAAS_Brap_v3.01, whole genome shotgun sequence DNA:
- the LOC103830483 gene encoding ALA-interacting subunit 5, which yields MSSGGGGGPSEPSGVKKTSKRPKYSRFTQQELPACKPILTPSWVILTFLVAGVVFIPLGVICLFASQGVIEIVDRYDTDCVPESSRANKVGYIQGEGDKMCNRTITVTKTMKHPVYVYYQLENYYQNHRRYVKSRNDAQLRSPKEENDVQTCAPEDNVAGHPIVPCGLVAWSLFNDTYKFSRNSQELLVNKKDISWKSDRDSKFGKNVYPKNFQTGAPIGGGILDPKKPLSEHEDLIVWMRTAALPIFRKLYGKIETDLNAGDTIMVLLENNYNTYSFNGEKKLVLSTTSWLGGRNDFLGVAYLTVGSICLFLAVTFSVLYLVKPRQLGDPSYLSWNRSPGG from the exons ATGAGTtctggtggaggaggaggaccGTCTGAGCCTTCCGGTGTAAAGAAAACATCGAAGCGACCAAAAT ATTCAAGATTTACTCAGCAGGAGCTTCCAGCTTGCAAGCCAATTCTTACTCCAAGCTGG GTGATCTTGACATTTCTTGTTGCTGGAGTGGTCTTCATTCCCCTCGGAGTGATCTGCCTATTTGCTTCTCAGGGA gtgatcgagattgTTGATCGATATGACACAGACTGTGTTCCAGAATCATCTAGGGCCAACAAGGTCGGTTACATACAGGGTGAAGGAGATAAAATGTGTAACAGAACAATAACG GTCACAAAAACTATGAAACATCCTGTCTATGTATATTACCAACTTGAGAATTACTACCAAAACCATAGACG GTATGTGAAAAGCCGAAACGATGCACAGCTAAGAAGTCCAAAAGAAGAGAATGATGTGCAGACTTGTGCACCTGAGGATAATGTGGCTGGACACCCAATTGTTCCATGTGGTCTTGTTGCTTGGAGTTTGTTCAATGATACTTATAAATTTTCAAGAAATAGCCAAGAGCTTCTTGTGAATAAGAAAGACATCTCATGGAAGAGTGACAGAGACAGCAAGTTTGGGAAAAATGTCTACCCTAAAAACTTTCAGACAGGAGCACCTATAGGCGGTGGAATTCTTGATCCCAAGAAACCG TTGAGTGAGCACGAAGACCTGATAGTGTGGATGCGAACCGCGGCTTTGCCAATATTTAGGAAGCTGTATGGGAAGATTGAAACGGATCTGAACGCTGGTGATACCATAATGGTCTTGTTGGAGAACAACTACAACACTTACAGCTTCAATGGTGAGAAGAAGCTCGTGCTATCAACAACTAGCTGGCTAGGTGGAAGGAATGATTTCCTCGGGGTTGCTTACCTGACTGTGGGAAGCATCTGCTTGTTCCTGGCCGTTACATTCTCTGTATTGTATCTAGTTAAGCCAAG